ATCAATGTAGAAATGGGACCCATACGTATACGGAGGAGTAtaattgtgttgtttttatttgtaaaaactGCGGAATCAGGTTTGTATGAAATAATACACGATGGtataaattttataaaagtgaatattctatttattataaacaataacTATGTAGCTATGGATGTTAACTAAACCCAATGTATAGCGTAAAGGCAAGTTACCCTGCCAAACATTTTCAATGTATGTTTATATCGATGaaataatatcatattcatATAATCATGTTCTATTAACCTAAACTGATGGCAGTTATTAATGTGTGTAACTACTCACGATTACAGACCATATTTTAGTCATTACATAGATGTTTTAATGAAGGTACAAACCAATTCCGTACAGTGTTGTCGTGATAATGTCATTTTACTGTTTATGTACGTCTGTAATATGAATACATGTAGTGAGTTATACacttattaattaattaattaattaatgggTTTTATGTGATTTATTTAACGCCTATCGTATGAAATTCAtgtaaatgaattatttatgtatgtaatattgggCAGGTTTATGCATCAGTAACATTAATATCAAACTGGACTCAAATAATGTTTATCACTTCATATCTGTAGTATCTCAATCTTTTCACGTAAGGAAAATGACATTTTCCTTAAAACCTTGAACGAAATTAGTTTCTCCCTTCATCTTGATCGTGACATCTTTAAAGCAATACATATAATGatgaaatgtattttcatacaatatatatcagaatacattacaaaaattaacacaattgtataaataaaaaagtGTTTCTCTGGTTGGCTTGAAGACGAaacaatatattgtgtatatgtttgtttatgtgAAAAACGTTTACATTAATATAAGCTATGTCTGATTATGcacttaatcattttttttttttttttttttttttgcaaaaaataattgttaaaatgtaatttacTTTTTTCTTCCCTGACAGTATGTGTAACAGGACGGAGAGACATTGCCCTCGTTATAGACGAGTCGGCCAGCGTCATGAGCCACAACTATGCAAAACAACTGGTATTTCTTCAGAACGTGGCATCTAAATTTTCCATTGGAAAACAGGGTACACAGTTTGGGGCAGTTGCTTTTAATACGAACGCTAGACTCGCATTTACATTAGACCAGTACCTGACAAAGCACTCTCTGTTGGCGGCCATAGGCTCAGTGTCATACATCCCGGGAGGAACGTCCATAGGTGCAGGAATAGAATTCGCCCGACAACACCTGTTTACCGCAGCTAATGGTGACCGTTCTGATGTGGATGATTACATGATTGTAATAACAGATGGTTTCTCCGCAGATACCGTGACGTCAGGTATCGCTGCGCGAAACGCGGGAATCACGCTGTTTGCAGTCGCCGTGGACGGATATGACATCAATGACCTTATCGCCGCAACGGGTGACGTCAGCAAAGTATTCACAGCACCCAATTACGATTCTCTGAATACAATTGTTGACCTGCTGGCAAATGCTTTTCCGTGTGACTACTGTAAGTATATGTTAATTTATCCAGAATATACAGGGTTTTCATCACGTAAAATAAAAGCAAGCATTTTGATTCGCAAAAGGAACAACGAGAAatgtttgtataattatgtataaatattgaaCATCGGTTCCTTTACTATTCTTATCTAATGATTAAAAGTATGTTCTGTTTTGTTTCCAATTTCCGTAAACAATTTCATTCCAAGACTTTTATAATCTATAGCATGCTgaaataacatatatgttaGTGTAGGGATGTTTTTggtattttaatgatatttgataCCAATAACAATCAATGCACAAAATAGAAAATTCAGTCAAAGAATACTAATTCATAGTGCATTCATTAAATAGTTATTATGTTATATGCGGCATATTCGaatgcattttatattttatttaatagtTTGTGGCGAGCAAGTTATAGGAAATGAATTTCCTGATAATACAGTGACCAATGCCGATTTAAGTACTGGTAAAGTATTATCTTattactttgtatatatttatttcatttgcaTTAATTTTGGATTTATACTACATCGAATTCTAAAATAGTTTTGATAGTATTGTAATGACTAAAGACAAAAATGTGAATCATGAATCGTATACGGTGCTCATTGGTTGATTAACGCATTATGTTTCTAGCATCACCGACATTTGATCTAGAATAGCAGGTTCATCCACCGTCTTCGGAACAAAAGACGCTTTCATTTTGTGAACTTTGAAGTAACCgtgtaacaataacaataatatgTTCGTTGGTATACTACTTTACTGTAATCCACTCCAATGTCTTATGCACCTTCTCATGTACCTGGTGAATAGAGTATTATTTTCACTTTATTTGCGGAATGTGTGTTCTCGAAGTGGAAGTTGTTGACCAATATTAGCCTCATGTTTTGGATTTGAGATTCCTTgtattataaaatttatatacGAAAATGTATTCACCCAGAAACTAAAGGCAAAACAGTTTAAGATGACGCAAAACAGAAATTGCTGCCTTTTGGCTTTCATCGTTTGGTTAATAAGCAGCAGGTCTTTTGTTCTTTTAACATTGTTCTACCAGCAGGTATTTACCATTGTTCTACCATCCTGTTTTTAATATTGTTCTACCAACAGGTTTTTAACAATGTTCACTAGCAGGTCTTTATTATTGTTCTGTCAGCTTATATTTGCCTATGTCATCACTCATCAACAGGTCAAGTCTTCTTGCTCACAGACGAAATGTATATACCGTCCTGCTGTGGGGTAGTGCGAGCTATCCAATTCGTACCTAGCCTTGCAGGTACTCTGGAATTCCTGGTTTGGAGACGAAATTCAAGTGATGGACAAGTATACATGCTTGTTGGAAAAAGTGCTGTCGTCGTAACAGGTACACTCCTTTGATATTAAGCTCAAGGATTAGATCTCCTTTGTATCAAACCCACATCTATCAAACAAGACCCATTACTTAAAACTATGTATGTATTAAAATTATGTATACAACGCTAAATTCTTTTCACAATAAATATTAACGGAAAAACTAGTGTAGTCAATGTAGTGGCTGATGAGGGCCATATTTTGCTTCCTCCATTTTAAGTCGAAAAAAGCGAAAAGAATCGTAAAACCATGAAAAACGGTCATTTCTTTCGAATCATGGGGTGTTCAAAAGCAACTCAATAAATTGCTAATATGAAAAACTGCTTTTGTGAAAATAAGCGAAAATATGCATATAAACGTACAAGTCATCTTCCTAATGTGAGATACATGTACGTATAGTATTTGGTCAAAGTACAGTTTCAATGGAACGGAAATAATCGGTGTCAAATTTGATCTTCCAATATACCACGAAGCGTTGAGTATTCTTACGGATCTTTATGTTACTAAAAtgttataatgaaaaatatccaagAGGgaattttttcaaaatgactAATGCCTTCTGAATAAGTTCTGTATTAATATATTTGACTTGTCTTGGTTTTCCTGTTGTAGATTCACAAGTCGGAACGATGGTAAATTATACCTTCCAAGTCAGAAACCGTATAGCAGTTATAGACGGAGACACGTTTGGGTGGTATGTAAACTTGATCAGCATGGATCAGTTTGTAAGGCGCGTACAAGACACTTATCCTTCCCAATCGTAACTACTCGGCCATTTCCGTGAATGACAAATAACGAAACACTAAGACTCATTCTCATATTACTTTATTCGCATTTTAAATCGACTATGTTATTGGagttatgtcggtattctcagTTGTTTATCAAGGGGGCTCCCGACAAAGAAAATTGCCCTTTCTATAAGATTTATGACATAATTTAAAGCATTTGTAAATGTGGATGTAAATGtcattgtacattttgtatgtatgtgcattaaatgatatttgatGGACGGTTATTTAATAATACATTTGTTTCTTTTGCAAAACTGAATATAATTTACAttgaatatacatatgtaagaAAGAGcgaatttaattcaattttttttctgaaatttctcaACGTTgaggaaatgaaatatgtaatcAACATTCTAAGAGTACTTCTGTAAGTATGAATAATAAGCGACACTGCATGCAAAGAAGTAATTATTGATAGAATATTTTACTATGCTGAATCCATGAAGAGTCTACTTTTATAATTagtttattgtaatttataaGGTACAGTACCGGAGCAGTAATACCGGCCTATGCGTTGTGCGGAGACGCCGCAACTTGTCCTTGGTCATATCAGATGGCTAACGTGACGTCACTGGATTCAGATGTGGCGACAGATTGGGGGAGTAACACTGTATCAGCGGTATCTGGCCGTGTGTATGATTTCCGAATACACACCAGCAATAGTACGTACATTCATATACACAAATCCACCATTCTGCTGTACATTAATCTGCTAAATAGGTGTTAATCTTCACCATGTTTAATTGTCATATAATTATCgcttaaaaaattaatttaattcacTCCGCCCTACAGAGAAGATAACATAATAAGACTTGACATATTCATATTCTGATCACGTTCttaaatgtacattatgtatgattattcaattttgaaataggGTGTTTTCTGTATTACTAGTTTAGGACCCTTTCCAATTATGTGGTTTacattaaagaaataatttcaatacCTAAAGCAAATAAACATGCACTCATTCTGGTTCATCAGTTGTCACCTAAACATTCGATTAATCCAAACCACAAACAATCACCAGTATCTGATCCTTGATCCAATATAGTAAGAACCGCTTCTTAATCGCCCGAGAAGATCAGAAATCATTGACTCGTCTggtaaattttgatattacacgagttttacatgttttatataaatatttatatgttgatatttattgtttatgGTAAGACGAATGACAAAGGTAATTTTGATTCGTGTCTTATGAATCCATAATGTTCTAAatgtatcaaaaacatttatatacattgcGATCCAAATATTCATATAACTGACACGATTTGTCATTGCCAATATATAAACTATCGGATGGTTTATCACACCAACactaaaaatgtttttgagtGACGTCATCGATATCTTTTGGCAGACGGCTCGGTTGAGTTATCGAAAAATGTATGAACCACACACATTTATGTATTCCTTTGATCTTTTGGTTttaaacacatgtatacacataatgtaataaacatatacatggaCTTTTCATCCTCTTATTTGCCTACATCCACCTTACTAACTGGTGCAGTTGCTTAATTTGTACATTTTGAATAATGTTGGCTCATTCAATTAAATAACGACCTCCTCTTTGGTTGGAAGTACGATTATACCATAAGGATACCTGACACTGGGCATTTTTTATAATAGCATATTCCCTTTTGATCCGATAGGTGAAACTAGATAAGCATTACCCGTTTGCAATCCATGACCATTAATATGCTATTGTTGTGGGAATCGGCGATAAGACGTTTTCCATTGTCGGTGAAGAGTCTACCCATTTAACAGTACGTGCCTGACCTACATAGTGAGCGTATGAACACCGGTCCACACAGCAGTCGCCACCTGAATTGTCAGACGCCGAAGTACAGTCCACAAATGTGGAGGTACAGGATGTTAAAGTAAGACCCCAAGCCTATAGTCCTCATTTTCATGATTTCGTCCAGCGTTGTCCAAATCCTCAGAGTTATGTCAAGCGTATCAGGCATTTTTTGCTTTTATCCATACGACGTTAATACATTGATAACTGATTCTTTGGTTTTACTCTCGTTGTAAAAATCTGCCGATCGGATCACTGTTTCTCCAAAAGCATCATGAATCGACTAGAATTATCAGCATTAAATTGGACCTAAATTTGTTAATACATCTAAGCCTTAAAGTGAACTACTATCTGTGCATGATGCATTTCTGCACGAGGTCTGACTCAAGCGTTGCATTGAGATCACCCGGCTCGTCTTTGCCCGCTGAATCACACGAGTGATTTCAGTCAACTCCTTTTCTCTTGCGTTCAGTTTGCTCATCTGGAACTTGTAGCGTCCCACATCTTCTTCGTCTCCTCTCCTAATTCTTCCCACTCTGTTTGGTGGTTAGGTTGTCCTGATTCTGGTTTCTTGATCACATCTTCGAGTTGTCATATTTTATTACAGTGTCTATACAACAAGGTATACAGACACTGAAATAGATGATCATGTGATCAATACGGTAGAAATCCAATCCGCTCGTGGTTGGGGATGTTAGTTGAAATCAATATCCTGGAATCCTGCGGTTTCCCACCAATATTCACAGGTTGGTGTGTTGCAGACACTTGTTTGGTTGGTGGAAGATTCTGCACTGTAAACAGGGCATCTCTGAACAGTCTGCACACCAGATATCAGTAGTCCTGGATTCCCCTATTCTTAGGACATGCCTCGCACAATTTTGACGGCTGTGATTCGGGTGTTTGACAGAGACGATTTATGGGGAATGAAGTCGACCAGGTATTGATATGCGCAAGTCGAGTCCTGTGTGGACGCAGGGGTCACACAGGCAGGGCATGGAAAGTAATGACTGTCCTTCTCCCCATTGACGTGATCAGCTTGTATGTGACCGCCGAGAAACGAACAACAGAATATGTGACCACTCTCTTAGATTTTGTATTGTGGTTGACACAGACGACACCGGAACTTCAGGTCATGACATGCCTCAGCCATATCTGCTATACTGCTGTGACCGCCAATTTATTGTATcgtatatatgttacatgtacaggtgagctgtaaagcttaaagtcaataaaatgaattgaattgaatatcgGTCCATTATCCGGACATTTCTGTGAAGATGATATCAAAACAATCTAACTAAGTTAGGAAGTAGTAAAGTTTGTGCCTGAGTTAAAGTTTATATTCTATGGAGCTGTATTGTCTCATTTATATTATAACGGTTATAACGGTTTGGATGAAAAGTGTTATCTGGAAAAAGAAATTTTCAGGTGTAGGAAAAGGTCAAAACT
This genomic stretch from Pecten maximus chromosome 16, xPecMax1.1, whole genome shotgun sequence harbors:
- the LOC117314563 gene encoding vitrin-like, encoding MELFLERRFQLCVTGRRDIALVIDESASVMSHNYAKQLVFLQNVASKFSIGKQGTQFGAVAFNTNARLAFTLDQYLTKHSLLAAIGSVSYIPGGTSIGAGIEFARQHLFTAANGDRSDVDDYMIVITDGFSADTVTSGIAARNAGITLFAVAVDGYDINDLIAATGDVSKVFTAPNYDSLNTIVDLLANAFPCDYSSPTFDLE